A stretch of Elephas maximus indicus isolate mEleMax1 chromosome 20, mEleMax1 primary haplotype, whole genome shotgun sequence DNA encodes these proteins:
- the HRH1 gene encoding histamine H1 receptor, with amino-acid sequence MTLPNSSRVIEDKMCEGNKTTTDSPQLMPLVVVLSSISLVTVGFNLLVLYAIRNERKLHTVGNLYIVSLSVADLIVGAVVMPMNIIYLHRSKWSLGRPLCLFWLSMDYVASTASIFSVFILCIDRYRSVQQPLRYLRYRTKTRASATIMGAWFLSFLWIIPILGWHRFISGGSKYQQDKCETDFYDVTWFKIMTAIINFYLPTLLMLWFYAKIYKAVQQHCQHRELTDGSLPSFSEFRQRPENPKVGAKKPGRESPSEVLKRKCKDASGGPALKPPSQDPGEMKSPVVFSQEEDGEVAKLHGFPLNVVPIQTMVEEGGREYVAINQTQLEIDKQGLNTHGAGKTSEDQTLGKSQPFSKADLNTHTEPASGKGKLKSGPGTSLDYIKFTWKRLRSHSRQFVSGLHVNRERKAAKQLGFIMAAFIICWTPYFIFFMVIAFCESCFSERAHMFTIWLGYINSTLNPLIYPLCNENFKKTFKKILHIHC; translated from the coding sequence ATGACCCTTCCAAATTCCTCCCGTGTCATAGAAGACAAGATGTGTGAGGGGAACAAGACCACCACAGACAGCCCTCAACTGATGCCCCTGGTAGTGGTCTTGAGCAGCATCTCCTTGGTCACGGTGGGGTTCAACCTGCTGGTCCTATATGCCATCCGGAATGAGCGGAAGCTGCATACTGTGGGGAACCTCTACATTGTCAGCCTCTCAGTGGCAGACCTGATCGTGGGAGCTGTCGTCATGCCCATGAACATCATCTACCTCCACAGGTCCAAGTGGTCCCTGGGCCGGCCTCTCTGcctcttttggctgtccatggacTACGTGGCCAGCACAGCATCtattttcagtgtcttcatcttgTGCATCGACCGCTACCGCTCTGTCCAGCAGCCCCTCAGGTACCTGCGGTATCGTACCAAGACTCGAGCATCAGCTACCATCATGGGTGCCTGGTTTCTCTCCTTCCTGTGGATTATCCCCATTCTAGGCTGGCATCGTTTTATATCAGGGGGCTCGAAGTACCAGCAGGACAAGTGTGAGACAGACTTCTACGATGTCACCTGGTTCAAGATCATGACCGCCATCATCAACTTCTACCTGCCTACCTTGCTCATGCTCTGGTTCTATGCCAAGATCTACAAGGCCGTGCAGCAACATTGTCAGCACCGGGAGCTCACTGATggatccctcccttccttctcagAATTTAGGCAGAGGCCAGAGAATCCCAAGGTCGGTGCCAAGAAACCAGGGAGAGAGTCCCCCAGCGAGGTTCTGAAAAGGAAGTGTAAAGATGCCAGTGGTGGACCTGCCTTGAAGCCACCATCCCAAGACCCAGGGGAGATGAAATCCCCAGTTGTCTTCAGCCAAGAGGAGGATGGAGAAGTGGCCAAACTCCACGGCTTCCCACTTAACGTGGTGCCGATTCAGACCATGGTGGAGGAGGGTGGCAGGGAGTATGTAGCCATCAACCAGACCCAGCTTGAGATAGACAAGCAGGGCCTGAACACACATGGGGCTGGCAAGACATCAGAGGACCAGACCCTAGGTAAAAGCCAGCCCTTTTCCAAAGCAGACTTAAATACCCACACTGAGCCAGCGTCAGGGAAAGGCAAATTGAAAAGTGGGCCTGGCACAAGCCTGGATTATATCAAGTTCACGTGGAAGAGACTTCGATCACATTCAAGACAGTTTGTGTCTGGGTTGCACGTGAACCGTGAAAGGAAGGCAGCCAAACAATTGGGTTTTATCATGGCAGCCTTCATCATTTGCTGGACTCCCTACTTCATCTTCTTCATGGTAATTGCCTTCTGCGAGAGCTGCTTCAGTGAACGAGCACACATGTTTACCATCTGGCTGGGCTATATCAACTCCACGCTGAACCCCCTCATCTATCCCTTGTGCAATGAGAACTTCAAAAAGACATTCAAGAAAATTCTGCACATTCACTGCTAA